A window of the Rhizobium viscosum genome harbors these coding sequences:
- a CDS encoding SDR family oxidoreductase, giving the protein MVRKARNVWIRRQKDTRDRGQWRHRYGNRWTSEDDIASAIVFLLGSSAAMITGVSLPIDGGFTTG; this is encoded by the coding sequence ATTGTAAGGAAGGCTCGCAATGTTTGGATTAGAAGACAAAAAGATACTCGTGACCGGGGGCAGTGGCGGCATCGGTATGGCAACCGCTGGACCTCGGAGGATGACATCGCTTCTGCGATCGTTTTCCTCTTGGGTAGCAGCGCTGCGATGATTACCGGGGTTTCGTTGCCGATCGATGGCGGTTTCACCACCGGCTGA
- a CDS encoding pyridoxine 5'-phosphate synthase: MATALSVNLNAIAFLRNRRDLPWPSVEGIGRIALEAGAQGLTVHPRPDQRHIRLSDLPVLRELIDKFADTEFNIEGYPTREFLDLCIDARADQVTLVPDDPSQATSDHGWDVRRHKAFLAETTAELKRYGIRVSLFADGDGDQEAMEVVRDIGADRIELYTGPYGGCFDDPKRASSILELLGRTADAARAMGLDVNAGHDLTVANLLNLIGRIPNLAEVSIGHDLTADALIHGMAETVRRFRRACGQEL, from the coding sequence ATGGCCACAGCTCTCTCTGTAAACTTGAATGCGATCGCCTTCCTGAGAAATCGTCGCGACCTTCCATGGCCGAGCGTCGAGGGTATCGGGCGCATCGCGCTTGAGGCCGGTGCTCAGGGTCTTACCGTCCATCCAAGGCCCGACCAACGTCACATCCGGTTATCGGACCTGCCGGTTCTGAGGGAACTAATTGATAAGTTCGCCGATACGGAATTCAATATCGAGGGTTATCCAACACGTGAATTTCTCGATCTCTGTATCGATGCACGTGCTGATCAGGTCACCCTCGTACCAGACGATCCATCTCAAGCGACGTCGGACCACGGCTGGGATGTTCGCAGGCACAAAGCCTTCCTAGCCGAGACCACGGCCGAACTGAAACGCTACGGGATACGTGTTTCGTTGTTCGCGGATGGCGACGGCGATCAGGAGGCGATGGAAGTCGTTCGGGACATTGGTGCTGACCGCATCGAACTCTACACCGGTCCCTATGGAGGCTGCTTCGATGACCCTAAGCGGGCGTCGTCTATTTTGGAGCTTCTGGGCAGGACCGCTGACGCAGCCCGGGCCATGGGCCTGGATGTCAATGCCGGCCACGATCTGACTGTTGCGAACCTGCTGAACTTGATTGGCAGAATTCCCAATCTCGCAGAGGTTTCCATCGGCCACGATCTGACGGCCGATGCATTGATTCACGGAATGGCCGAGACCGTTCGGCGTTTCAGGCGCGCCTGCGGCCAAGAACTCTAA
- a CDS encoding HAD family hydrolase, with translation MSDIRLVIFDCDGVLVDSEILGITIEKELLASAGYDISIPMLTERFSGMSWQDILTIIEAESGLSLMSKLLDKTETELDIRLPKEVEAVDGVRAALKTLQFPKCVCSNTKMSRLDAMLERHGLRQFFGASVFSAKDLGEGRSKPKPDIFLFGAKKMGVEPVHTVVVEDSIHGVQAARSAGMRVVGFTGGTHTFPGHAANLIEAGAHTIVSHMRDLSAAVSEIATYEPG, from the coding sequence ATGAGTGACATCAGGTTGGTGATTTTTGACTGCGACGGCGTGCTGGTGGATTCCGAGATTCTCGGGATCACCATTGAAAAGGAGCTACTGGCGAGCGCCGGCTACGATATCAGCATTCCGATGCTGACGGAGCGTTTCAGTGGGATGAGCTGGCAGGACATACTGACGATCATCGAGGCGGAAAGCGGTCTGAGCCTGATGTCCAAGCTCCTCGACAAGACTGAAACCGAACTTGACATTCGACTTCCGAAAGAGGTCGAGGCGGTCGATGGAGTCCGGGCTGCGCTCAAGACCCTCCAGTTCCCCAAGTGCGTGTGCTCGAACACAAAGATGTCTCGGCTAGACGCAATGCTGGAGAGGCATGGCCTACGCCAATTCTTCGGTGCCAGCGTCTTTTCAGCGAAAGACCTCGGCGAGGGGAGATCGAAGCCGAAGCCGGACATTTTCTTGTTCGGAGCGAAGAAGATGGGCGTTGAGCCGGTGCACACTGTAGTAGTTGAGGATTCTATTCACGGCGTTCAGGCGGCACGTTCGGCGGGCATGCGTGTTGTAGGCTTTACCGGAGGAACGCACACATTCCCGGGTCATGCGGCGAACCTCATCGAGGCTGGCGCGCATACGATCGTATCGCATATGCGAGACCTTTCCGCAGCCGTCAGCGAAATCGCAACCTACGAACCAGGCTAA
- a CDS encoding membrane dipeptidase, whose amino-acid sequence MNRVGEDRVALGSDFDGTTVPSQIKDVSGVPHLFEALWVEPDLVGERYRNSLLKTGLGCLGSLGSDASCFVSAEILGA is encoded by the coding sequence ATCAACCGCGTTGGTGAGGACCGGGTAGCGCTTGGATCAGATTTTGACGGCACCACGGTGCCGAGCCAGATTAAGGATGTCAGTGGAGTGCCGCACCTGTTCGAGGCGCTATGGGTAGAGCCGGATTTGGTCGGCGAACGATATCGAAATTCGCTTCTGAAAACTGGCTTAGGGTGTTTAGGCTCACTTGGAAGTGATGCTTCGTGCTTCGTTAGCGCTGAGATACTTGGGGCGTGA
- a CDS encoding adenylate/guanylate cyclase domain-containing protein — protein MGEQAHRRLVAILAADIVGFSRLMEDDEKATLSSVRHLHRDIFDPLIDNHGGRMVKLMGDGAIAEFASVVDAVNCAIAIQATLSAQQAAVAANQRVVLRIGINLGDVVAEDGDLLGDGVNVAARLEQLCKPGAVLISGTVFDQLQGKVAVPIDYAGEHRVKNISRPVRTYTLRLSGSGRPWRLRMRPHLKWGIALTAAVAILAIGWAFWAERRPDDMRTIAVLPFNDLDGNERWERLASGLSEDIITDLARHPEIFVIARNSSFAYKDKSPDVRQVGRELGVRYVLEGSVQARGDFLRVTAQLIDTATGTHVWAERYDRSPDDLFAVQDEITGRVVGSIASPRYGEIAKDSRAVARRKPPSSLDAYDLYLLGTDRFQLGTRDDVQAGIDYLEKAVALDPQFARAWSELGIAYSVVGTLGYSSDADGAMRTFRQDTLHALEIDPNDWVALGQRATLRAADGDLKGAGEDFERTISLAPNDADNLALMAYNMPLVVGDAERSVALAERAMSLNPSAPSWYSAALSIAQYVAGNDQAAIEAALKAPVHGESLMIRAMASARLGKTEEARALAQRIRTEFPDFTVDSYMRNWPVSSKEAIAAFRYGATKAGLVSGDGSTAAVR, from the coding sequence GTGGGAGAGCAAGCACATCGCCGTCTGGTGGCCATCCTCGCCGCCGATATCGTCGGGTTCTCCCGGTTGATGGAGGACGACGAGAAGGCCACCTTGTCCTCGGTCAGGCACCTTCATCGCGACATCTTCGATCCACTGATCGACAATCACGGAGGGCGGATGGTCAAGCTCATGGGCGATGGCGCGATCGCCGAGTTTGCCTCTGTTGTCGACGCGGTCAATTGCGCCATCGCCATCCAGGCGACGCTGTCGGCCCAACAAGCGGCCGTTGCGGCAAACCAAAGGGTCGTGTTGCGAATCGGCATCAATCTCGGCGACGTCGTCGCGGAGGATGGCGACCTCCTTGGCGACGGTGTCAATGTGGCCGCCAGACTGGAGCAGCTTTGCAAACCCGGAGCCGTGCTGATTTCGGGCACCGTGTTCGATCAGCTGCAGGGCAAGGTCGCCGTGCCCATAGACTACGCGGGCGAGCATCGCGTCAAAAACATCTCCCGCCCGGTGCGGACCTACACGCTGCGGCTTTCCGGTTCCGGCCGCCCTTGGCGTTTAAGAATGCGTCCGCATTTGAAATGGGGGATCGCTCTGACAGCAGCGGTGGCCATCCTCGCCATCGGCTGGGCGTTTTGGGCCGAGAGACGGCCGGACGACATGCGTACGATCGCCGTTCTTCCCTTCAACGACCTCGACGGCAACGAACGGTGGGAAAGGCTCGCATCCGGACTGAGCGAGGACATCATAACCGACCTCGCACGGCACCCCGAGATATTCGTCATCGCCAGGAACTCCAGCTTCGCTTACAAGGACAAAAGCCCCGACGTCAGGCAGGTCGGCCGCGAACTCGGCGTGCGCTATGTGCTGGAGGGCAGTGTCCAGGCCAGGGGAGACTTCCTGAGGGTCACAGCCCAGTTGATCGACACCGCCACCGGAACCCACGTTTGGGCCGAACGGTATGATCGGTCGCCGGACGATCTGTTCGCGGTACAGGACGAGATCACAGGCAGGGTCGTCGGCAGCATCGCCTCGCCGCGATACGGAGAGATCGCCAAGGACAGCCGCGCTGTGGCCCGTCGCAAGCCGCCCTCGAGCCTCGATGCTTACGATCTCTATCTCTTGGGTACTGACCGCTTTCAACTCGGAACCAGGGACGACGTTCAGGCAGGGATTGACTATCTCGAGAAGGCCGTCGCCCTCGACCCGCAATTCGCACGGGCGTGGAGCGAACTGGGGATCGCCTACTCCGTCGTAGGCACCCTCGGATATTCGAGCGATGCCGATGGGGCCATGCGAACGTTCCGGCAGGACACACTTCACGCCCTGGAAATCGACCCCAACGACTGGGTCGCTTTAGGACAAAGGGCCACCTTGCGCGCGGCCGACGGCGACCTGAAAGGTGCCGGCGAAGACTTCGAGCGGACCATATCTCTGGCTCCGAACGATGCGGACAATCTCGCATTGATGGCCTACAACATGCCGCTCGTGGTCGGCGACGCCGAGCGTAGCGTGGCTCTGGCCGAAAGGGCGATGAGCTTGAACCCCAGCGCGCCATCCTGGTACTCGGCGGCTCTTTCGATCGCGCAGTACGTCGCAGGAAACGACCAGGCGGCGATCGAGGCCGCCCTCAAAGCTCCTGTCCACGGCGAATCCCTGATGATACGAGCTATGGCAAGCGCGCGGCTCGGAAAGACAGAAGAGGCCCGGGCGCTTGCCCAGCGAATACGAACCGAGTTTCCAGACTTCACGGTCGATTCGTACATGCGGAATTGGCCTGTCAGCTCGAAAGAGGCCATCGCCGCCTTCAGGTACGGAGCGACAAAGGCCGGCCTCGTCAGCGGAGACGGCTCGACCGCGGCCGTGCGTTAA
- a CDS encoding phosphotransferase, translating to MVCHNDLSPCNFVFSAGRPLAIIDFDSASPVPRMHDLGYAAWMWLDLGDDDIEPDLQRRRLTLFCKAYDTEWIFRVSSILFYCDSGFCLRRGDALVMWLWNAGRPIATNGPSGTSTICSTHRTPIAGPQTPETSSRGEYPRTGLFHQF from the coding sequence GTGGTTTGCCACAACGACCTGTCCCCTTGCAATTTCGTGTTTAGCGCCGGACGACCGCTGGCAATCATCGACTTCGACAGCGCATCACCGGTACCTCGGATGCACGATCTTGGCTACGCCGCATGGATGTGGCTCGATCTCGGTGACGACGATATCGAGCCTGATCTGCAACGACGCCGATTGACCCTGTTCTGCAAGGCCTATGATACCGAGTGGATTTTCCGCGTGTCATCGATTTTATTTTACTGCGACAGCGGATTCTGCTTGCGCAGGGGCGACGCATTGGTGATGTGGCTATGGAACGCTGGGCGGCCGATTGCCACGAATGGACCATCAGGTACCTCCACAATATGTTCGACCCATCGGACGCCAATAGCGGGGCCACAGACACCGGAAACTTCTAGTCGGGGCGAATACCCACGAACCGGGTTGTTTCATCAATTTTGA
- a CDS encoding AAA family ATPase — MDHSRGAKGFADTSPDFTRVLIIGNGGSGKTWLARRIAERLRYPVGLTKH, encoded by the coding sequence ATGGACCATTCGAGGGGCGCAAAGGGGTTTGCCGACACATCACCCGATTTCACGCGCGTCCTCATCATAGGAAACGGCGGCTCCGGCAAGACCTGGCTCGCCCGTCGTATCGCGGAACGGCTTCGCTATCCCGTCGGGCTGACAAAGCATTGA
- a CDS encoding nucleotidyltransferase family protein — MNEQFLRLQGVVLNSPLLPVLLDDWEKVALPDSWLVTGAIAQTVWNHRVGLPLPHGINDVDIVYFDANDLSEDAEAEHAARIRNAFSELGVWIDVKNEARVHLWYETKFGYPIKPYLSTVDAIATFPTTATAVGLRPSNGRLEFCAPFGLSDLLDGIVRPNKSQVRQEIYEQKVNRWIKIWPKLRVAPWAEEEE; from the coding sequence ATGAACGAGCAGTTCCTACGGCTGCAAGGGGTTGTTCTCAATAGCCCTTTGTTGCCGGTCCTCCTGGATGATTGGGAGAAGGTTGCTCTGCCAGATTCCTGGCTCGTGACTGGGGCGATTGCTCAAACGGTATGGAACCATCGGGTGGGGCTCCCTCTGCCTCATGGCATCAATGACGTCGATATCGTCTATTTCGATGCCAACGACCTCTCTGAGGATGCCGAAGCGGAACACGCAGCTCGAATACGCAACGCCTTTTCCGAACTGGGCGTTTGGATCGATGTGAAAAATGAGGCAAGAGTTCACCTCTGGTATGAGACGAAATTCGGCTATCCGATCAAACCCTACCTGTCGACCGTCGATGCTATAGCGACGTTTCCGACGACGGCCACGGCGGTTGGCCTTCGCCCCAGCAATGGCCGACTCGAGTTTTGCGCTCCCTTCGGCCTTTCCGATCTCCTTGATGGTATTGTCCGTCCGAACAAGAGCCAGGTCAGGCAGGAGATTTACGAGCAGAAGGTCAACCGATGGATCAAAATATGGCCAAAGCTCCGTGTAGCGCCTTGGGCTGAGGAAGAAGAATGA
- a CDS encoding 2'-5' RNA ligase family protein, which produces MIRTKVDALWFKCCSAYHLQLFPASQTVSKLVALQDMIERECDGPLLRVPAQGLHMTVVTLLNAASQLSTSNDEVWSLKGKGWQETIERSLSATFPFDICFREVAASEAAIFLMAQEPPELRRLRSTISAAVSFEDWRPKPPRIGHITLFRFSAEEWLSMPNIDAGLLPIEFKVETLQLVKERRYPSVEVDMLGELPFRGASMS; this is translated from the coding sequence GTGATCCGAACTAAGGTCGATGCGCTGTGGTTTAAGTGTTGCTCCGCATATCACCTGCAGCTTTTTCCCGCCTCTCAGACGGTGTCAAAGCTCGTCGCGCTGCAAGACATGATCGAGCGCGAGTGCGATGGTCCGCTGTTGCGGGTGCCCGCACAGGGCTTGCACATGACGGTTGTGACATTGCTCAATGCAGCAAGCCAACTCAGCACATCGAATGACGAGGTCTGGAGTTTGAAAGGCAAGGGGTGGCAGGAAACCATAGAAAGGTCGCTCAGCGCGACATTTCCCTTCGACATCTGTTTCCGTGAAGTCGCCGCATCAGAAGCCGCTATTTTCCTGATGGCGCAGGAGCCGCCGGAGCTGCGGCGGCTTCGTTCAACCATATCCGCTGCCGTTTCGTTCGAAGATTGGAGGCCGAAACCACCGCGTATAGGTCACATAACGCTATTCAGGTTCTCTGCGGAAGAATGGCTGTCTATGCCAAACATCGATGCCGGGTTGTTGCCCATCGAATTCAAAGTGGAAACCCTCCAGTTAGTGAAAGAGCGAAGGTACCCAAGCGTGGAGGTCGACATGCTCGGGGAACTCCCATTTCGGGGCGCGAGCATGTCGTGA